A stretch of Dysidea avara chromosome 5, odDysAvar1.4, whole genome shotgun sequence DNA encodes these proteins:
- the LOC136256082 gene encoding ankyrin repeat and IBR domain-containing protein 1-like, protein MGAAVSLQFQQALRNGDEITALQLYHSSPELKKLNVNKVYKLSQTRSTPIHYAAKRGLLDIYKEFLLQGGDPTVTNGKGETSIHLICTCTNAAIDPVECDRRATMLSFTIDYCREKKQLIVGLTFVDRSLNSPLHIAATSGLVKCVEILVANDAFILGQKNIAGQTPLDCAQNAPNKAAIAAILEPLMVFASNEKSTAELAVKPRFLKQESYRPYSENRLKLLREEIMSQVTESLGLSKVNAESLLEANGWSAQIVVEKWTNDCASLCYQTGVQIVDNSLVKPKRSLKQQSSITELECQVCFEVVTEKIAVPSLPCGHVICKLCWEEYLKEKINTGNVSKLKCPAYDCSELVPMSIIKTLIPEEIYQKYQKFGLDKFVTGKTDIKWCPHPGCERAVQVPVNNPAENNDVQDETTASDTSSEKKIDSRNVDCGVGHFFCWSCSKTAHDPCTCEVWAEWEREVSEQVDNNQGAQRAAERVSDDVWLGENCKSCPNCKSPIFKDDGCNHMTCYKCKHEFCWMCLGRWRFHGSRSGGYFECNKFIMKKLANRKLESAKSKAKKKAKKKHGCYFKHVYDWYKNHVQSLEYELTILVKAGDRMSKLKASASSEQDVTFFEDAIRELLKCRHVLKASYALSYYLCTEGERDGFIKLVAEVERSTELLAQSVTRPHLQTPKDQIILLTVESREQRRSFLLSAHKFNPSLWAIQDEQPVYDIDTPQHFTRNVSFDDGDSYVSDESDDGDYFTRFRVLT, encoded by the coding sequence ATGGGGGCTGCTGTTTCACTCCAGTTCCAACAAGCATTAAGAAATGGTGATGAAATAACTGCACTACAACTATACCATAGCTCACCTGAGTTGAAGAAACTCAATGTTAACAAAGTGTACAAATTGTCACAAACCCGCAGCACCCCTATCCACTATGCCGCCAAGAGAGGCCTACTAGATATTTACAAGGAGTTTTTACTTCAAGGTGGTGACCCAACTGTCACAAATGGCAAGGGTGAAACATCCATACATCTCATTTGTACCTGCACTAATGCTGCCATAGATCCTGTTGAATGTGATAGAAGGGCTACCATGTTGAGTTTCACCATTGACTATTGCAgagaaaaaaagcagctaattgTTGGACTGACATTTGTGGACCGTTCCTTGAATTCTCCACTGCATATAGCAGCCACTTCAGGTTTGGTAAAATGTGTTGAGATCCTTGTGGCCAATGATGCATTCATATTGGGTCAGAAAAACATTGCTGGCCAGACCCCATTGGACTGTGCCCAAAATGCACCAAACAAAGCTGCCATTGCTGCAATTCTAGAACCATTAATGGTGTTTGCATCTAATGAAAAGAGCACTGCAGAGCTAGCTGTCAAACCTCGGTTTCTAAAACAAGAATCCTACAggccatacagtgagaaccggCTTAAACTACTAAGAGAAGAAATCATGTCTCAAGTAACTGAGTCTCTTGGATTATCCAAGGTTAATGCTGAAAGTTTGTTGGAGGCTAACGGATGGTCGGCACAAATTGTTGTTGAGAAGTGGACAAATGATTGTGCGTCTTTGTGCTATCAAACTGGAGTACAAATAGTTGACAATTCCCTTGTTAAACCCAAAAGAAGTCTTAAGCAACAAAGCTCCATCACTGAGTTAGAATGTCAAGTGTGTTTTGAGGTAGTTACAGAAAAGATTGCAGTACCTTCACTGCCTTGTGGCCATGTCATCTGCAAGCTGTGCTGGGAGGAATATCTTAAGGAGAAGATTAACACTGGGAATGTTAGCAAGTTGAAGTGTCCTGCATATGACTGCTCAGAGTTGGTGCCCATGTCCATCATAAAGACACTTATCCCAGAGGAGATATACCAGAAATATCAAAAGTTTGGTCTCGATAAGTTTGTCACTGGTAAGACAGATATCAAGTGGTGTCCCCATCCTGGCTGTGAACGTGCTGTACAAGTCCCAGTGAATAACCCAGCAGAGAATAATGATGTTCAAGATGAAACAACTGCATCTGATACTAGCtcagaaaaaaaaattgactcAAGAAATGTTGATTGTGGGGTAGGACATTTCTTCTGCTGGAGCTGCTCTAAGACAGCACATGACCCATGCACTTGTGAAGTGTGGGCAGAATGGGAAAGAGAGGTATCTGAACAAGTTGACAACAACCAGGGTGCTCAGAGAGCTGCAGAGCGGGTGTCAGACGATGTTTGGTTGGGTGAAAATTGTAAGTCATGCCCTAACTGTAAGTCACCAATCTTCAAGGATGATGGATGTAACCACATGACTTGCTACAAATGTAAACATGAGTTTTGCTGGATGTGTTTGGGACGGTGGAGATTTCATGGCTCTCGGAGTGGAGGTTACTTTGAATGCAACAAATTTATCATGAAGAAATTGGCGAATAGGAAGTTGGAGTCAGCTAAATCTAAAGCAAAGAAGAAGGCTAAGAAGAAACATGGCTGCTACTTTAAGCATGTCTATGACTGGTACAAGAATCATGTGCAGAGCTTAGAATATGAGCTTACCATACTAGTGAAGGCTGGAGACAGAATGAGCAAGTTGAAAGCATCAGCTTCAAGTGAACAAGATGTCACATTCTTTGAGGATGCCATCAGAGAGCTACTGAAATGTCGACATGTGTTAAAGGCTTCATACGCACTCAGCTACTACCTATGCACTGAGGGGGAGAGAGATGGCTTCATCAAGCTAGTTGCTGAAGTAGAGAGATCTACTGAGTTACTTGCCCAGAGTGTTACCAGACCACATCTACAGACACCCAAAGATCAGATAATCTTGCTAACTGTTGAGAGTAGGGAACAACGTAGATCATTCCTCCTTTCTGCACACAAATTTAACCCTTCTTTGTGGGCAATCCAAGATGAACAACCTGTGTATGATATTGACACACCACAACATTTTACACGCAATGTGAGCTTTGATGACGGTGATTCCTACGTGTCTGATGAATCTGATGATGGTGACTATTTCACACGTTTCCGGGTCCTCACATAG
- the LOC136256095 gene encoding ankyrin repeat and IBR domain-containing protein 1-like translates to MGAAVSLQFQQALRNGDEITALQLYHSSPELKKLNVNKMYTLSPTHNTPLHYAAKRGLRDIYGEFLLQGGDPTVPNRRTQTAIHLICTCTNAAEDPVECERRATMLSLTIDYCGKKKKQTIGLTYMDSALNSPLHLAATSGLVKCVEILVANDGFILGQKNVAGQTPMDCAQNAPNKAAIIAILEPLMVFTSNENSTAELANKAVNLTLESYVPCHEDRLKLLREEIISQVTEPLGLSRVHAESLLEANGWSAQIIIERWVDDCVGLFNQAGVEVPPELADRFSATPTESLKSITELECEVCFEVVTEKITVPCGHVVCKLCWEDYLKEKINTGNVSKLKCPAYDCSELVPISVIKALIPEEIFQKYQKFGLDKFVTGKTDIKWCPHPGCERAVQIPVNNPAENNDIQGAAAFGTSSEKKVDFKNVDCGVGHFFCWSCSKTAHDPCTCEVWAEWEKEIAELDDTHGIQRASERVSDDVWVGDNCKPCPNCNSPIFKDDGCNHMTCYMCKHEFCWMCMGRWVFHGKLTGGYFECNKFIMKKLANKQLESAKSKAKEEAKKKHGHYFKHVYDRYKNHVQSLEYELTILQKAGDKMSRLKALAKSNQDVTFFEDAIRELLKCRYVLKASYALSYYLHTEGERDEFIKLVAEVEKSTEPLAQSVARPHLQTPKNQIILLTVESREQRRSFLLAAHKFNPSLMAM, encoded by the coding sequence ATGGGGGCTGCTGTTTCACTCCAGTTCCAACAAGCATTAAGAAATGGTGATGAAATAACTGCACTACAACTATACCATAGCTCACCTGAGTTGAAGAAACTTAATGTTAATAAAATGTATACGTTGTCACCAACTCACAACACTCCTCTCCACTACGCCGCCAAAAGAGGCCTAAGAGATATTTATGGGGAGTTTCTACTTCAAGGTGGTGATCCCACTGTTCCAAACCGCAGGACCCAAACAGCCATACATCTCATTTGTACCTGCACTAATGCTGCTGAAGATCCTGTTGAGTGTGAGAGAAGAGCTACCATGTTGAGTTTAACCATTGACTATTGTGGTAAAAAGAAGAAGCAAACTATTGGACTAACGTACATGGACAGTGCCTTGAATTCTCCACTCCATTTAGCAGCCACTTCAGGATTGGTGAAATGTGTTGAGATCCTCGTGGCCAATGATGGATTCATATTAGGGCAAAAAAATGTTGCTGGACAGACTCCAATGGATTGCGCCCAAAATGCACCAAACAAAGCTGCCATTATTGCAATTCTGGAGCCATTAATGGTGTTTACATCTAATGAAAATAGCACCGCAGAGTTAGCCAACAAGGCTGTTAATCTTACGCTGGAGTCATATGTGCCATGTCACGAAGACCGCCTTAAATTACTACGTGAGGAGATCATATCTCAAGTAACTGAGCCTCTCGGTCTCTCCAGGGTTCATGCTGAAAGTTTGTTAGAAGCTAACGGATGGTCAGCACAGATTATTATTGAGAGATGGGTTGATGATTGTGTGGGGTTGTTTAATCAAGCTGGAGTGGAGGTCCCTCCTGAATTAGCTGACAGATTTTCTGCCACACCCACTGAGAGTCTTAAGTCCATCACTGAACTAGAATGTGAAGTGTGTTTTGAGGTAGTTACAGAAAAGATCACAGTACCTTGTGGCCATGTAGTCTGCAAGCTGTGCTGGGAGGATTATCTTAAGGAGAAGATTAACACTGGGAATGTTAGCAAGCTGAAGTGTCCTGCATATGACTGTTCAGAGTTGGTGCCCATATCCGTAATAAAGGCACTCATACCTGAGGAGATATTTCAGAAATATCAAAAGTTTGGTCTTGATAAGTTTGTCACTGGTAAGACAGATATCAAGTGGTGTCCCCACCCTGGCTGTGAACGTGCTGTACAAATCCCAGTGAATAACCCAGCAGAGAATAATGACATTCAAGGTGCAGCTGCATTTGGTACTAGCTCAGAGAAGAAAGTTGACTTCAAAAATGTTGATTGTGGGGTAGGACATTTCTTTTGCTGGAGTTGCTCTAAGACAGCACATGACCCGTGCACTTGTGAGGTGTGGGCGGAGTGGGAAAAAGAAATAGCTGAGCTAGATGACACACATGGCATTCAGAGGGCTTCTGAGAGGGTGTCAGATGATGTCTGGGTGGGGGATAATTGTAAGCCATGTCCTAACTGCAACTCACCAATCTTCAAGGATGATGGATGTAACCACATGACTTGCTATATGTGTAAACATGAGTTTTGCTGGATGTGTATGGGACGATGGGTCTTCCATGGCAAACTGACCGGAGGGTACTTTGAATGCAACAAGTTTATCATGAAGAAACTGGCTAATAAGCAGTTGGAGTCTGCTAAGTCTAAAGCAAAGGAGGAGGCTAAGAAAAAACATGGCCATTATTTCAAGCATGTTTACGACCGTTACAAGAATCATGTGCAGAGCCTAGAATATGAGCTAACTATACTTCAGAAGGCTGGAGATAAAATGAGCAGGTTGAAAGCTTTAGCTAAGAGCAATCAGGATGTCACATTCTTTGAAGACGCCATCAGAGAGCTATTGAAGTGTCGATACGTGTTAAAAGCTTCGTATGCGCTTAGCTACTACCTGCACACTGAAGGAGAGAGAGATGAGTTTATTAAGTTAGTTGCTGAGGTAGAGAAATCTACTGAGCCACTTGCCCAGAGTGTTGCCAGGCCACATCTACAGACACCAAAAAATCAAATCATTTTGCTTACAGTTGAGAGCAGAGAACAGCGACGTTCATTCCTTCTAGCTGCCCACAAATTCAACCCTTCCCTGATGGCAATGTGA